A portion of the Acidisarcina polymorpha genome contains these proteins:
- the ald gene encoding alanine dehydrogenase, which yields MIIGVPKEVKDHESRVGVTPAGVKALVETGHTVLVETQAGELSAFPDDDYQGAGAEIVGSAHNVWGLAEMIVKVKEPIQKEYVFFREGLVLFTYLHLAPLQELTQNLLDKKVIGIAYETIRDKAGTLPLLTPMSEVAGRMSVQVGATFLQKEYGGRGALLGGVPGVPPADVCIIGGGIVGTNAAKIALGMGAKVTIVDVNLNRLRDLDDIFNGRLYTLASNSYNVARAVQQADLVIGGVLIPGAAAPKIVTAEMVAKMKKGAVIVDVAIDQGGCIETARPTTHSDPSYLVNGVVHYCVTNMPAAVPNTSTLALTNATFPYVLKLAQNGARAAIAQDGGIAEGVNTWLGSLTYEGVARSQEREFTPVRELIY from the coding sequence ATGATTATCGGCGTACCCAAGGAAGTCAAAGACCATGAATCGCGGGTGGGAGTTACGCCCGCCGGCGTGAAGGCACTGGTCGAAACCGGCCACACTGTTCTGGTTGAGACCCAGGCGGGAGAGCTCTCGGCCTTCCCCGACGATGATTACCAGGGGGCTGGCGCCGAAATCGTCGGATCCGCCCACAATGTATGGGGACTTGCGGAGATGATCGTCAAGGTCAAGGAACCCATCCAAAAGGAATATGTCTTCTTCCGCGAAGGGCTGGTGCTTTTCACCTACCTTCACCTCGCTCCGTTGCAGGAGTTGACGCAGAATTTGCTGGACAAGAAGGTGATCGGGATCGCCTATGAGACGATCCGCGATAAGGCCGGCACCCTGCCTCTGCTGACGCCGATGTCGGAGGTGGCGGGCCGGATGTCGGTGCAGGTGGGTGCGACTTTTCTGCAGAAGGAGTATGGCGGACGCGGCGCATTGCTGGGAGGAGTCCCGGGTGTTCCGCCGGCGGATGTATGCATCATCGGCGGCGGCATCGTTGGCACAAACGCAGCAAAGATAGCTTTGGGCATGGGGGCGAAGGTCACCATCGTCGATGTGAATCTCAACCGGCTGCGAGATCTGGATGACATCTTCAATGGGCGGCTGTATACGCTGGCGTCGAATTCGTACAACGTGGCGAGAGCGGTGCAGCAGGCCGATCTCGTGATCGGCGGGGTGTTGATTCCAGGCGCAGCGGCGCCGAAGATCGTGACCGCAGAGATGGTCGCGAAGATGAAGAAGGGCGCAGTGATCGTCGACGTGGCGATCGACCAGGGTGGATGCATTGAGACGGCACGGCCGACGACGCATAGTGATCCCTCGTACCTGGTGAATGGCGTGGTGCACTACTGCGTGACCAACATGCCGGCAGCGGTGCCGAATACGTCGACGCTGGCATTGACTAACGCGACCTTCCCGTACGTCTTGAAATTGGCCCAGAATGGCGCGCGAGCCGCGATCGCACAGGACGGCGGCATCGCCGAAGGAGTCAATACGTGGCTGGGATCATTGACTTATGAGGGCGTCGCACGTTCGCAAGAGCGGGAGTTTACACCGGTGCGAGAGCTGATCTACTAA